The DNA segment GGACGGGGCTAAGATGGGTTTCACCGAGTTTTTCGGGGCGAAAGCAGTGAGTCCTCAGAACTTCTTTTTGCATCATGAATGCTCTCGGAAACTGACAAATTTCGATGACGAATAAGACAACCGTCACGATTTACTATAAGAAATCCATGGTGGTATGAGATGCCTATCCTATTGATCATCGCGGTTGCTGTGGGCGGGGCTCTGGGGAGCCTTGTGCGCTTTGCGATCGTTCAGCGCCTGAACGCCGAATTTTTCTGGGGTACGCTCTGTGTGAATGTGATCGGGGCAGCATTGATCGGCTGCCTGTTCGCCTTGGTCCGTAATGCTTCGACGCCGTTGAGTGCGGAGACGCAAGGTTTGTTGATTTTTGGATTTTGCGGTGGCTTGACAACCTTTTCTGCATTCAGCCTAGAATCTTTGAAGTTGATTCAGGACCAAAAAATTCTCATCGCGCTCAGTCATGCAGCTGTGCACGTACTCGGGTCCTTCGCGGCGGTGTCTTGCACTTATTACCTGACCCAGAAGATCCTTGATTGGGTCAGGTAGGTGGGACTTAAAATACCCGCTCCTAGCGCAGTTCCTGGCCAGACTTCACGTCGACGATCTTAAAGTTCTCGATGTGGAACT comes from the Opitutales bacterium genome and includes:
- a CDS encoding CrcB family protein gives rise to the protein MPILLIIAVAVGGALGSLVRFAIVQRLNAEFFWGTLCVNVIGAALIGCLFALVRNASTPLSAETQGLLIFGFCGGLTTFSAFSLESLKLIQDQKILIALSHAAVHVLGSFAAVSCTYYLTQKILDWVR